The Streptomyces sp. R28 region GCGCCGCGTACGCACCCCACGCCGCCCCCGCCTCTGGTTCGAGATCCTGCTGATCGCGGTGAGTTACTGGACGTACTCACTGATCCGCAACGCGGTACCGGAACAGAGGGCCGAGGCGCTCAGCAACGCCGACTGGCTCTGGAAGCTGGAGCACCACCTCGGCATCGCCGTCGAGGAGTCGATCAACCACACCGTGAACTCGGTGACTTGGCTCATCGTCGGCATGAACTACTACTACGCCACGCTGCATTTCATCGTCACCCTGGCCGTCCTGGTCTGGCTGTACCGCAGCCACCCCGGCCGCTACGCGGCGACCCGCCTGGTCCTGTTCGTGACCACAGGTGTGGCCCTGGTCGGCTACTACCTGTATCCGCTCGCTCCCCCACGGCTGATGACCCACGGCGGCTTCATCGACACGGTGATGGTCCACGACACCTGGGGTTCGATGGCCTCGGGCGACCTGAAGAACATGTCGAACCAGTACGCCGCGATGCCGTCGATGCACATCGGCTGGTCCGTCTGGTCCGGTCTGACGATCTTCGCCCTGGCGAGGATTCCCTGGGTACGCGTCCTGGGCGTCCTCTATCCTGCGGCAACCCTGCTGGTGATCGTCGCGACGGCCAACCACTTCTGGCTGGACGCGGTGGGCGGCCTGCTCTGCCTGGCGTTCGGCTTCACGGTGGCGCGGCTCTGGTACGGAGCGTTGCCGTACGCCCTGCCGAAGCTGGTGCCCGCCCGTGGAACGGACGGGCGGTCGCTGCCGGCCAAGAGCTAGCCGGCCAGCTCGGCCGGCCCGCTACGGACAGCTCGCCACGGTCGGCTCGCCACGGTCGGCTCGCCAGAATCACTCCCCCCGGTGCACGACGTGGCCGCCGGTCACCGTCAGCCGCACCGGCGCCTCGGCCAGCTCGTCCGCCGGTGCCGCCACCGGGTCCAGGCCCAGTGCGGTCAGGTCGGCCCGGTGCCCAGGGGCGACACGGCCCGCGGTGTCGGCCTCCCCCGCCGCCAGCGCCGCGTGCGTGGTACACCCCTCCAGCGCCTCCATCCCGGTCAGCCCGGCCGGGTCCGACGCCGCCCCACGCGGCCTACGGGCGGTCGCCAGCACCGCCCGTACGTCGTAGTGCGCGATCGGCCAGTCCGAGCCCAGCGCCACGACGGCGCCCGCGTCCCTCAGGTCCCGCAGCCGCCAGGCGTGCCCGGCCTGTCCGCTGCCCAGCCTGCGGGACCACTCGTCCGTGCCGTCGGCCCGGGTGTACGCGGTGTGCGGCGGCTGCGGGGAGGCGGCCACCCCGAGGCGGGCGAACCGGGGCAGCAGATCGTCCGGCGCGGTCTCGATGTGCTCGATGCGGTGCCTGCCGCGCGCCCCGGGGCCGAGGCCCTGGGGCGACGTCCAGGACGTGCCGCACCGCCGCGTCCCCGATGGCGTGCGTGGCCGTGCGCACCCCGGCCGCGTGCAGCTGCCGTACGGCGGCGGCGTACGCCTGGGGATCGGGCCAGAACGCCTCCGTCCCCTGGCCGTGGCAGTCCGCGTGCTCCAGCCATGCGGTTCCGCCTTCCACGGTCCCGTCCATGAAGAACTTGACCCCGCCGACCCGCCAGTGCGGGCCGCCCTGGGACTGTGCCGCCACCAGCTCGTCCAGGCCGGCCCCGCGGGGGCCCGGGGGGGGGGCGCCACGCTCAGCGCTCACGCCCCGTAGAACAGCTCCTCCACCACAGCCCGCGCCCGCCGCGCCGTACGCCGGTACGCGTCGAGCATGTCGCCCACATGGCCGGGCTCGCACCCCAGGTAGCGCCCCACCGCCGCCAGTTCCCGGGGGTCCGACGGGAAGGTGTCTCCGGCCCGACCGCGCACGAGCATCACGGCGTTGCGCACCCGCGTCGCCAGTACCCAAGCCTCGTCCAGGGTCGCCGCCTCCTCGGCCGGGATGAGCCCGGCCGCACACGCGGCGGCGAGGGCCTCCCGCGTCCGTGTCGTCCGCAGGCCCGGCTCGGCCCAGCCGTGCTGGAGCTGGAGGAGCTGGACGGTCCACTCGACGTCGGAGAGCCCGCCGGGACCGAGTTTGGTGTGCAGCTTGGGGTCGGCGCCGCGCGGCATGCGCTCGGACTCCATGCGGGCCTTCAGCCGCCGGATCTCGCGCACGGCGTCCTCGCCGAGCCCCTCCGCGGGGTAGCGCAGGGGGGCGATCAGGTCGATGAAACGGCGCCCCAGATCCTCGTCCCCGGCCACCGCCTCGGCCCGCAGCAGCGCCTGCGACTCCCAGACCAGGGACCAGCGGCGGTAATACGCCTCGTAGGAGTTCAGGGTGCGCACCAGCGGACCCGACTTGCCCTCCGGACGCAGGTCGGCGTCGATCAGCAGGGGCGGATCCGAGCTCGGGATCTGCAGCAGCCGGCGCATCTCCGCGACCACCCGGTTCGCGGCCTGCGCGGCCTCCTGCTCCTCCACGCCCTCGCGCGGCTCGTGCACGAACAGGACGTCCGCGTCACTGCCGTAGCCCAGTTCGTGCCCGCCGAAGCGGCCCATGCCGATGATCGCGAAACGGGTGGGCAGGGTGTCGCCCCAGCCCTCGCGGACGACGGCCCGGAGCGTGCCCGCGAGGGTCGCCGCCGTCAGGTCCGACACCGCCGCGCCGACGCGGTCGACGAGGGCGCCCTGGTCGGCCTCGGCCGGCTTCGTCTCGGTGCCGTAGGAGTCGACGATGTCGGCGGCGGCCGTACGGAACAGCTCGCGGCGCCGCACACCGCGTGCCGCCGTGACCCCCTGTACGGCACCGGCCGCGCGGCCCACCCCGGCGAGGATCTCCTGCTCCAGGTGGCTGCGCGAGCGCGGTTCGAGACCGGTGCCGCCGTCGCCGTCACCGAGCAGCGCCACCGCCTCCGGGGCCCGCATCAGCAGGTCGGGGGCGAGGCGGCCCGCCGACAGGACGCGGGCGAGGTTCTCGGCGGCGGCGCCCTCGTCCCGCAACAGCCGTAGGTACCAAGGGGTCTTGCCGAGCGCGTCCGACACCTTGCGGAAGTTCAGCAGACCGGCGTCCGGGTCCGCCGATTCCGCGAACCAGCCCAACAGGACCGGCAGCAGGGTGCGTTGGATCGCCGCCTTGCGGGTGACGCCGGAGGCCAGCGCCTCCAGGTGACGCAACGCGGAGGCGGGATCGGCGTACCCGAGGGCGACCATCCGCTCCCGCGCCGCCTCGGCACTCAACCGAGCCTCGCCGGGGGCGAGTTGGGCGACCGCGTCGAGCAGCGGGCGGTAGAAGAGCTTCTCGTGCAGTCGTCGTACGGCGCTCGCGTGCCGTTTCCATTCGCGGTTCAGCTCGGCGACCGGGTCGGCGCGCAGGCCGAGGGAGCGGCCGATGCGCCGCAGGTCGGCGTCGTCCTCGGGTACCAGGTGCGTCCGGCGCAGCCGGTAGAGCTGGATGCGGTGCTCCATGGAGCGCAGGAAGCGATAGGCGGCGTCCAGCTGCGCGGCGTCCGCGCGGCCGACGTAGCCGCCGGCGGCGAGCGCGCGCAGGGCGTCCAGGGTGGTGCCGCTGCGCAGGGAGGTGTCGTCCCGGCCGTGCACCAACTGCAGCAGCTGCACGGCGAATTCGACGTCGCGCAGGCCTCCCGGGCCGAGCTTGAGCTGGCGGTCCAGCTCGGCCACCGGGATGTTCTCGACGACCCGGCGGCGCATCTTCTGCACGTCGACGACGAAGTTCTCCCGCTCGGCGGCCTTCCAGACCAGGGGCTCCAGCGCGGCGACGTACTCCTCGCCCAGCTCGATGTCGCCCGCCACCGGGTGGGCCTTGAGCAGCGCCTGGAACTCCCAGGTCTTGGCCCAGCGCTGGTAGTAGGCGAGGTGGCTGCTGAGCGTGCGCACCAGGGGGCCGTTCCTGCCCTCGGGGCGCAGATTGGCGTCCACGGGCCAGATCGAGCCCTCGACGGTCGTCTCGGAGCAGATCCGCATCATGTGCGAGGCGAGCTTGGTGGCGGACCGCAGCGCCTTGCCCTCGTCGGCGCCGTCGACGGACTCGCCCACGAAGATCACGTCGACGTCGGAGACGTAGTTCAGCTCGTGGCCCCCGCACTTGCCCATCGCGATCACCGCGAGCCGGCACTGCGCGGCGTCCTCCGGGGCGGCGCTGCGGGCGATGGCGAGGGCCGCGCGCAGGGTCGCGGTGGCGAGGTCGGCGAGTTCGGCGGCGGTCTGGGCCACGTCGGTGGTGCCGCACACGTCACGGGCGGCGATGGACAGCAGGCAGCGTCGGTAGGCGACGCGCAGCGACACCGGGTCGGTGGCCTCGGCGAGGCCGCGCTCGAACTCCTCCACCTCCGGGTGCAGGTCCCGCGGCTCGTACATGACGAGCGCCTGCCAGTCGCCGGAGTGCCTGGCGAGGTGGTCGGCGAGCGCGGCGGAGGCGCCGAGCACACCGAGCAGCCGGTCGCGCAGGGGCTTGGCCGCTATCACCGTGTCAACCAGTTCCCGCTGGGCGGCGGGGTCGGGCTGTGCTTCGAGCAGCCGTACGAGACCGTGCAGGGCGAGGTCCGGGTCGGCGGTGGCGCCCAGGGCCTCAAGGAGCACCGGGTCGTCCCTGATCGGCGCGACCTCGGCGCTGTCCAGGAGCCGCTCGGCGGCCGAGGGGTCGGTGAATCCGTGCCGCAGCAGCCGGCTGAAGGTACTGCTCCTGCGCCCCGGCGCCGTCATGCTCGGCCTCCCGTCCGATCGGGGCCCCACGCGCCCGATCAAGGTCGTACGCGGTCGAGCCTAACCGGAGTACCTGGGAGTGGCGCCGATGAGTTCCGACGGCGTGCGCGGTCAGCATGGTCGAGTGACATTCGAGCGACATGCCCGGAGGGCCCCCGATGACCGACAAGCAACCGCAGACCCGGCTGGATGCGCGTTACAGCGACGAGGCGGCCACGGCCATCCCGTGGGCCGAGGCCGAGAAGCTGCTGGCCGAGGCCGAACTGTTCTGGATCTCGACGGTACGACCGGACGGGCGCCCGCACGTGACCCCGCTGCCGGCGGTGTGGTCGCAGGGCGCGCTGCACTTCTGCACGGGACCGGAGGAGCGCAAGGCGAGGAACCTGGCGGAGAACCCGAACCTCGTCCTGACGACCGGCACGAACACCTGGGACAAGGGCTACGACGTGGTGGTCGAGGGCGAGGCGGTGCGGATCACCGACGACGCCCGGCTGCGCGAACTGGCCGCCGCCTGGGAGGCGAAGTACGGCAGCTTCTGGCACTTCGACGTCGCCGACGGCGCTTTCCGGCACGGTGCGGGACACGCAAACGTCTACTCGGTGGCGCCGGGCACGGTTTTCGGCTTCGGTAAGGGTGAGCCGTTCAGCCAGACCCGTTGGCGATTCACCTTGGAGGACTAGCGATGGACTTCACGCTCGAAGTGATCCCGCTGCCCGTGAGCGACATCGACCGGGCCCGCGACTTCTACCGGGACAAGGTCGGCTTCCACGTCGACATCGACCAGGAAGTGATGCCCGGCATGCGCATCGTCCAGCTCACGCCGCCGGGCTCGGGCTGTTCGATCGCGCTCGGCGACAGCATCTGGGAACTGACCAAGGGCGCCACCACGCCCGAGCCCGGCTCCTACCAGGGCCTCCAGCTCTGCGTCGCCGACATCAAGGCGGCCCATGCGGAGCTGGTGGAGCGAGGGCTGGAGGTGTCGGAGCCGGTCCAGTACTCCCCCGACGACGGCGCGACGTTCATGTACTTCACGGACCCGGACGGCAACGGGTGGTCGATCCAGGAATACCGGCAGCGGGCCACGAAGCCCCTGCACACACTGTTGGCGGAGCTGGCCGGGGAGTAGCAGGTCCGGTCGGCACGATCGGCCGGGGCAGCCGTAGATGCCGTTATTCGGCATGCCGTTACGTGGCATGCCGCTACGTGGCCGTGGCCATTGGGTGACCCACGCGATGGGCGTGCGTCACCCAATGAGCGTGTCAGGAGGAATTGACCCAGGACCCCAGGTGCTGAGGCTGTGTCACTTGTTGTGCCCGCCCGGGAGGTGGCCCGCCGGGTTGACGCTCTCATCGTCAAGGCCCTGGCCCGTGCAGGTCGGTTGCTGACCGTTGGGCTGCTGGCCGCCGCCGTTGGTGCACCGCGGGGTGATCGCGGCGTCGGCGATACCTGCGCCGCCGATGCCCAGCGCGAACGCCGCGGCAACTGCAGCAACTGCGGCCGAGAGCCGCTTCCTTGTGAGTCTGCTCGCCATTTCCGCTCGGCCTCCAGTCCTGATCCTCGGTATGCGGCAGAGCGTTCCGGACTGTCGCGTGTACTCCTCCCACGTTTCTCGCAGGCATTCGGACATGTCAAGACAAGTAGGACAATTACTGATAAAATCCGCTCACTGTAGGTCACTTCGCCTGCGCGGCGCGCACATTGGCCACGTTGACCTGCGTTGACGCGCGACAGGACGAACCTCTCCTGGATCCCGCCCGATGAGCCCCGCATCTCACCACGTGGCCGGCGACCTGCCGCGATCGGCGGCGCCCGCCCGACCCGCATCGCATCTGTCCGGCTGCTGCGACCCCGGTCCCCCTCGGCCCCGGGACCACCATCGGCGATGAGTGTTCTTCGGACAACGGCGGGGGGCGACGGTCAGTGAACCGTCGCCCCCCGCGTGCGCGTGGCGTTCCCAGTGAGTTACGCCGAGCCCGGCCGACCCGCGACTAAAGAACCGGCAGGTTCTTCCGCAGCTCGAACGCGGTCACCTCGGAGCGGTACTCCTCCCACTCCTGGCGCTTGTTGCGCAGGAAGAAGTCGAAGACGTGCTCACCCAGCGTCTCGGCGACCAGGTCGCTGTTCTCCATGAGGGTCAGCGCCTCGCCGAGGTTCTGCGGGAGGGGCTCGATGCCCATCGCGCGGCGCTC contains the following coding sequences:
- a CDS encoding phosphatase PAP2 family protein → MGETTVTTLEGREAAVPHPVADETGRDPLRRVRTPRRPRLWFEILLIAVSYWTYSLIRNAVPEQRAEALSNADWLWKLEHHLGIAVEESINHTVNSVTWLIVGMNYYYATLHFIVTLAVLVWLYRSHPGRYAATRLVLFVTTGVALVGYYLYPLAPPRLMTHGGFIDTVMVHDTWGSMASGDLKNMSNQYAAMPSMHIGWSVWSGLTIFALARIPWVRVLGVLYPAATLLVIVATANHFWLDAVGGLLCLAFGFTVARLWYGALPYALPKLVPARGTDGRSLPAKS
- a CDS encoding bifunctional [glutamine synthetase] adenylyltransferase/[glutamine synthetase]-adenylyl-L-tyrosine phosphorylase, which codes for MTAPGRRSSTFSRLLRHGFTDPSAAERLLDSAEVAPIRDDPVLLEALGATADPDLALHGLVRLLEAQPDPAAQRELVDTVIAAKPLRDRLLGVLGASAALADHLARHSGDWQALVMYEPRDLHPEVEEFERGLAEATDPVSLRVAYRRCLLSIAARDVCGTTDVAQTAAELADLATATLRAALAIARSAAPEDAAQCRLAVIAMGKCGGHELNYVSDVDVIFVGESVDGADEGKALRSATKLASHMMRICSETTVEGSIWPVDANLRPEGRNGPLVRTLSSHLAYYQRWAKTWEFQALLKAHPVAGDIELGEEYVAALEPLVWKAAERENFVVDVQKMRRRVVENIPVAELDRQLKLGPGGLRDVEFAVQLLQLVHGRDDTSLRSGTTLDALRALAAGGYVGRADAAQLDAAYRFLRSMEHRIQLYRLRRTHLVPEDDADLRRIGRSLGLRADPVAELNREWKRHASAVRRLHEKLFYRPLLDAVAQLAPGEARLSAEAARERMVALGYADPASALRHLEALASGVTRKAAIQRTLLPVLLGWFAESADPDAGLLNFRKVSDALGKTPWYLRLLRDEGAAAENLARVLSAGRLAPDLLMRAPEAVALLGDGDGGTGLEPRSRSHLEQEILAGVGRAAGAVQGVTAARGVRRRELFRTAAADIVDSYGTETKPAEADQGALVDRVGAAVSDLTAATLAGTLRAVVREGWGDTLPTRFAIIGMGRFGGHELGYGSDADVLFVHEPREGVEEQEAAQAANRVVAEMRRLLQIPSSDPPLLIDADLRPEGKSGPLVRTLNSYEAYYRRWSLVWESQALLRAEAVAGDEDLGRRFIDLIAPLRYPAEGLGEDAVREIRRLKARMESERMPRGADPKLHTKLGPGGLSDVEWTVQLLQLQHGWAEPGLRTTRTREALAAACAAGLIPAEEAATLDEAWVLATRVRNAVMLVRGRAGDTFPSDPRELAAVGRYLGCEPGHVGDMLDAYRRTARRARAVVEELFYGA
- a CDS encoding pyridoxamine 5'-phosphate oxidase family protein is translated as MTDKQPQTRLDARYSDEAATAIPWAEAEKLLAEAELFWISTVRPDGRPHVTPLPAVWSQGALHFCTGPEERKARNLAENPNLVLTTGTNTWDKGYDVVVEGEAVRITDDARLRELAAAWEAKYGSFWHFDVADGAFRHGAGHANVYSVAPGTVFGFGKGEPFSQTRWRFTLED
- a CDS encoding VOC family protein; translation: MDFTLEVIPLPVSDIDRARDFYRDKVGFHVDIDQEVMPGMRIVQLTPPGSGCSIALGDSIWELTKGATTPEPGSYQGLQLCVADIKAAHAELVERGLEVSEPVQYSPDDGATFMYFTDPDGNGWSIQEYRQRATKPLHTLLAELAGE